In Synechococcus sp. CB0101, a genomic segment contains:
- a CDS encoding ABC transporter ATP-binding protein produces the protein MTSAHTLTPLSAPLLQIEQLQVHYGSVQALAGISLSVQRGELVTLLGSNGAGKSTSLRAISRLVSASGGRILWHGADLAAVPAHRTLKLGIGHCPEGRRLLNRQSVAFNLELGAYLRRDRDGIAADLERCYGLFPRLAERRQQQAGALSGGEQQMLAIARALMGQPELLMLDEPSLGLAPKLVAEVMAILAELHQGGLTILLVEQNAQAALEIADRGYVLEAGRIQLQDKAEELLKNPQLKAAYLGG, from the coding sequence ATGACCAGCGCACACACCCTCACGCCGCTGTCTGCGCCCCTGCTGCAGATCGAGCAGCTGCAAGTGCACTACGGCAGTGTGCAAGCGCTCGCTGGCATCTCCCTATCGGTGCAGCGCGGCGAGCTGGTGACCCTGCTGGGCTCGAACGGAGCGGGCAAAAGCACCTCCCTACGCGCGATCTCGCGGCTGGTGAGCGCCAGCGGCGGCCGAATTCTCTGGCATGGCGCCGATCTGGCCGCCGTGCCGGCCCATCGCACCCTCAAGCTGGGCATCGGCCACTGCCCAGAAGGGCGCCGGCTGCTCAACCGCCAGAGCGTGGCCTTCAATCTCGAGCTCGGGGCCTATCTCCGCCGCGATCGTGACGGCATCGCCGCTGATCTCGAACGCTGCTATGGCCTGTTCCCGCGCCTGGCGGAGCGACGCCAGCAGCAGGCCGGTGCCCTCTCCGGCGGTGAGCAACAGATGCTGGCGATCGCACGGGCCTTGATGGGCCAGCCGGAGCTATTGATGCTGGATGAGCCCAGCCTCGGCCTGGCCCCCAAGCTGGTGGCTGAGGTGATGGCGATCCTGGCGGAGTTGCACCAAGGCGGACTCACCATCCTGCTGGTGGAGCAAAACGCGCAAGCGGCGCTGGAGATTGCCGATCGCGGTTATGTGCTGGAAGCCGGCCGAATCCAATTGCAAGACAAAGCCGAAGAACTGCTCAAGAATCCCCAGTTGAAGGCGGCGTATCTGGGGGGCTGA